In Dehalococcoidia bacterium, the genomic stretch CCACCGCCTGGTCCAGCGCCTCGCGCCACCCGGCCGCCACCGCGATCGCCGCCTTCGCCCGCGCCGTTACGTCAGTCTCCGCCACGCGACAATAGTAATCCCAGCCCTCCGCGATTTGAACCGGCGCGAGGCGCACAGCGAGGAGGCTCCTTTGCCTCTTTCCGTGCCACTTTCCTTACGCGCTACGGGCTATGCGGCACCACCGGCAGCTCCACGTATGACGCCCGCTCGCGCTCGAAGTGCACCGTGTTGCGCGCCACCACCTTCGCCGCACCCCGCTCGCCGTAGGACGGGAACCCCGTGTTTGGGTTTGCGTCAAAGCGGGGGAAGTTGCTGCTGGACACGTCCAGCCGGATGCGATGGCCCTCCCGGAAGACATGGCTCGTCGACCACAGGTCGACCACCACCTCGTACGGCCTTCCCGGCTCGACCGGCGACCGC encodes the following:
- a CDS encoding CocE/NonD family hydrolase C-terminal non-catalytic domain-containing protein, which produces RSPVEPGRPYEVVVDLWSTSHVFREGHRIRLDVSSSNFPRFDANPNTGFPSYGERGAAKVVARNTVHFERERASYVELPVVPHSP